One Solanum pennellii chromosome 9, SPENNV200 DNA segment encodes these proteins:
- the LOC107029466 gene encoding acyl-coenzyme A thioesterase 13 isoform X2 yields the protein MDIESLKKFLEKEGGSYETSVDSMPSRFIEPFVCHGIKVDLVEPGRILCSFKVPLRLVNAGNFLHGGATATLVDIMGSAVVHTVGAPLTGVSLEISVSYLDAAYLGALCCLSFSPQKCAKMLEVIILFQT from the exons ATGGATATTGAATCGTTGAAGAAATTCTTGGAGAAAGAAGGAGGAAGCTATGAAACCTCAGTGGATTCCATGCCTTCAAGATTTATTGAACCCTTTGTATGCCATGGGATAAAGGTTGACCTTGTTGAGCCGGGTCGGATTCTCTGTTCATTCAAAGTCCCTCTTCGTCTAGTG AATGCCGGTAATTTTCTACATGGTGGAGCTACGGCGACTCTGGTGGATATTATGGGTTCTGCTGTTGTTCATACTGTAGGTGCGCCATTGACTGGTGTATCACTTGAGATCAGCGTTTCATATTTGGATGCTGCTTATCTCGGA GCTCTATGTTGTCTTTCGTTTTCACCTCAGAAATGTGCTAAGATGTTGGAAGTTATTATCTTATTCCAGACATGA
- the LOC107029884 gene encoding kirola-like, with protein sequence IDLLEGDLGTVGSKICWTYTLDGEKKISKQVLETIDHENKVLTLKEFEGDVVDIYDNFKATLHIETKDEIDLVCWTLEYERPNDNVPELESLLNFIVGMTKAIDDHHNN encoded by the exons ATTGATCTTCTTGAAGGTGACCTTGGAACTGTTGGATCCAAAATTTGTTGGACCTATACCCTTG ATGGGGAAAAGAAGATTTCCAAACAAGTACTTGAAACTATAGATCATGAAAACAAGGTGCTCACGCTCAAAGAATTCGAAGGAGATGTAGttgatatatatgataattttaaagCAACTCTTCATATCGAAACAAAAGATGAAATCGATTTGGTTTGCTGGACATTGGAGTATGAAAGGCCAAATGATAATGTCCCTGAACTTGAAAGTTTGTTGAACTTCATTGTTGGTATGACCAAAGCTATTGATGATCACCATAACAACTGA
- the LOC107031042 gene encoding kirola-like has translation MGLKSVLCAKIEMKANKDVFHDVFTNKPHHVSTMSPLHIQNFELLEGGIGIVGSKICWNYTLDGEKKISKQILETIDYENKVLTLKEFEGDVTDIYDSFKAILHIETKGEIDLVCWTLEYERPNENVPELINVLNFVVGMTKAIDDHHDN, from the exons ATGGGTCTAAAATCTGTGTTGTGTGCTAAGATAGAAATGAAGGCTAACAAGGatgtgtttcatgatgtttttaCAAATAAACCACACCATGTCTCCACTATGTCCCCTTTGcatatacaaaattttgaacttcttgaAGGAGGCATTGGAATTGTTGGATCCAAAATTTGTTGGAACTATACCCTTG ATGGGGAAAAGAAGATTTCCAAACAAATACTTGAAACTATAGATTATGAAAATAAGGTGCTCACACTCAAAGAATTCGAAGGTGATGTAACAGATATATATGATAGTTTTAAAGCAATTCTTCATATCGAAACAAAAGGCGAAATCGACTTGGTTTGCTGGACATTGGAGTATGAAAGGCCAAATGAGAATGTCCCTGAACTTATAAATGTGTTGAACTTCGTTGTTGGTATGACAAAAGCTATTGATGATCACCATGACAATTGA
- the LOC107029466 gene encoding acyl-coenzyme A thioesterase 13 isoform X1, protein MDIESLKKFLEKEGGSYETSVDSMPSRFIEPFVCHGIKVDLVEPGRILCSFKVPLRLVNAGNFLHGGATATLVDIMGSAVVHTVGAPLTGVSLEISVSYLDAAYLGEEIELEAKVLRVGKSIAAVTVELRKKKTGKIVAQGRHTKYLAVNSKL, encoded by the exons ATGGATATTGAATCGTTGAAGAAATTCTTGGAGAAAGAAGGAGGAAGCTATGAAACCTCAGTGGATTCCATGCCTTCAAGATTTATTGAACCCTTTGTATGCCATGGGATAAAGGTTGACCTTGTTGAGCCGGGTCGGATTCTCTGTTCATTCAAAGTCCCTCTTCGTCTAGTG AATGCCGGTAATTTTCTACATGGTGGAGCTACGGCGACTCTGGTGGATATTATGGGTTCTGCTGTTGTTCATACTGTAGGTGCGCCATTGACTGGTGTATCACTTGAGATCAGCGTTTCATATTTGGATGCTGCTTATCTCGGA GAGGAAATCGAACTTGAAGCCAAAGTATTACGAGTTGGGAAGTCAATCGCTGCTGTTACTGTTGAGTTGAGGAAGAAAAAGACGGGGAAGATAGTTGCACAAGGTCGCCATACCAAGTATTTGGCTGTCAATAGTAAGCTTTGA
- the LOC107029883 gene encoding myb family transcription factor PHL7-like codes for MPGEFREQPSSSMASNRSDGSSKERLKWTQELHDLFEKAVSQLGGPERATPKGILKVMGISGLTIFHVKSHLQKYRMSKFVREDSEIGKFERRSISEILPNFSVTAGAQLNEALQMHMDAHKRLSDHLEVQRNLKIKLEAQGKFLERIMEEEKVCASSSRPNCKSYSYLPLSLPSLCEESESNVKELEVEYDSEFDISGCQLSRKKTRFEEDDGLLNHRYNSTNNNVTYSPQELEWGTLETYQSTPHDLHALYDYLI; via the exons ATGCCTGGGGAATTCAGAGAGCAGCCAAGTTCCAGTATGGCTTCGAATCGTTCCGATGGTTCATCAAAGGAGAGACTGAAATGGACTCAAGAGCTTCATGATCTGTTTGAGAAGGCAGTGAGTCAACTCGGAGGTCCGGAAA GAGCAACACCAAAAGGAATTTtgaaggttatggggatttctGGTCTAACAATCTTCCACGTGAAAAGCCACCTACAG AAATACCGCATGTCAAAATTTGTACGTGAAGACTCTGAAa TTGGCAAGTTTGAAAGGAGAAGCATATCAGAAATTTTACCAAACTTCAGTGTTACAGC GGGTGCTCAACTTAATGAAGCATTACAAATGCATATGGATGCACACAAGCGATTAAGTGATCATCTTGAG gtTCAAAGAAACTTGAAGATAAAACTTGAAGCACAAGGAAAATTTCTAGAACGAATaatggaagaagaaaaagtttgtGCTTCAAGTTCTAGACCTAATTGCAAGTCTTATTCGTATTTACCCTTATCGTTACCATCCCTATGCGAGGAATCTGAATCAAATGTCAAGGAACTCGAGGTTGAATATGATTCCGAGTTTGATATATCTGGTTGTCaattatcaagaaaaaaaactcGATTCGAGGAAGACGATGGATTATTAAATCATCGATACAATAGTACTAATAATAATGTTACATATTCACCACAAGAATTAGAATGGGGTACTCTTGAAACTTACCAATCAACACCACATGATTTGCATGCTTTATATGATTAtcttatttaa
- the LOC107030874 gene encoding protein NRT1/ PTR FAMILY 8.1-like, protein MERADDVYTKDGTTDITKAPANKKKTGTWKACFFILGEEISERLAYFGTSANLVNYLHQMLGLNNAAASKVVTNFQGTCYVSPLLGAFLADAYLGRYWTIAIFSIIYIMGMTLLTMSASIVGIKPSCHDGICHPTELEKTTFYIAIYLIALGTGGIKPCVSSFGADQFDDNDEVEKIKKSSFFNWFYLSISIGALIASSVLVWIQTSVGWGWGFGIPAVAMAIALMFFFVGTRFYRLQTPGGSPLIRMLQVLVASMRKWDVKPPADKSLLYETANEESNIKGSRKLTHTDKFSFLDKSAVETARDKVNGSVNPWRLCTVTQVEEIKSIIRLLPVWACCIMFTTAYSQMNTTFVLQGNTMDRYMGGNFKIPSASLIVFETISVILWVLTYDQLIIPFARKYTGHARGFTQLQRIGIGLVISTLSMVSAGVVEAVRLDYIKQKGYYDVKTIPMSIFWQVPQYFFIGCAGVFTLIGQVEFFYDQAPDAMRSLCSALLLMAAALGSYLSSFLVTIVTRNKKFGWITENLNKGHLDYFFWLLVILSIINFIVFLLVSRLYVYKKVIH, encoded by the exons ATGGAAAGAGCAGATGATGTCTACACAAAAGATGGGACAACTGATATCACTAAAGCACCAGCTAACAAGAAAAAAACTGGGACATGGaaggcttgtttcttcatcctTG GGGAGGAAATCTCTGAGAGACTAGCGTACTTTGGTACAAGTGCTAATTTGGTTAATTATCTTCATCAAATGCTTGGCCTAAACAACGCGGCTGCATCAAAAGTTGTAACAAACTTTCAAGGAACTTGCTATGTCTCGCCTTTGCTCGGAGCATTCTTAGCTGATGCTTACCTTGGGAGATACTGGACAATAGCAATTTTCTCAATCATTTATATAATG GGAATGACTCTATTGACAATGTCAGCTTCAATAGTTGGAATAAAGCCATCATGTCATGATGGAATTTGCCACCCAACAGAGCTAGAGAAAACAACATTCTACATTGCAATTTATTTGATTGCTTTAGGGACTGGTGGCATCAAACCATGTGTGTCCTCTTTTGGTGCCGATCAGTTTGATGACAACGATGAAGTcgaaaagataaagaaaagcTCCTTCTTTAACTGGTTTTATCTGTCAATAAGTATTGGTGCTCTTATTGCTTCATCAGTCCTTGTTTGGATACAAACGAGTGTCGGCTGGGGCTGGGGTTTCGGTATTCCAGCTGTTGCAATGGCTATTgctcttatgtttttctttGTAGGCACTCGTTTTTATAGGCTCCAGACGCCAGGAGGTAGTCCGTTGATTCGGATGTTGCAAGTATTGGTAGCTTCTATGAGAAAATGGGATGTTAAACCTCCTGCTGATAAATCTCTTCTTTATGAGACTGCTAATGAGgaatcaaacatcaagggaaGCCGCAAGCTCACTCATACGGATAAGTTCAG CTTCTTGGACAAGTCTGCTGTGGAAACAGCACGCGACAAAGTAAATGGATCGGTGAATCCCTGGAGGCTCTGTACCGTGACACAAGTTGAGGAAATCAAGTCTATCATTCGTCTACTCCCAGTGTGGGCATGCTGCATTATGTTCACGACTGCATACAGTCAGATGAACACAACATTTGTGCTCCAAGGGAACACAATGGACCGCTACATGGGTGGTAATTTCAAAATACCATCTGCATCTTTGATAGTATTCGAAACAATCAGTGTGATACTATGGGTGCTGACATATGACCAACTTATTATCCCCTTTGCTAGAAAGTACACAGGCCACGCCCGGGGATTCACTCAGCTTCAGAGGATAGGTATAGGCCTTGTAATATCTACATTGTCCATGGTATCTGCTGGTGTTGTGGAAGCAGTACGCCTCGACTACATCAAACAGAAGGGGTATTATGATGTCAAGACTATTCCTATGTCTATCTTTTGGCAAGTTCCTCAATATTTTTTCATTGGATGCGCGGGGGTATTCACGTTGATAGGTCAAGTGGAATTCTTCTATGATCAAGCTCCCGACGCGATGAGAAGCTTATGTTCAGCCCTATTGTTGATGGCAGCTGCATTAGGCAGCTATTTGAGTAGTTTCCTAGTTACAATAGTGACAAGGAACAAGAAGTTTGGATGGATAACAGAAAATTTGAACAAAGGGCATTTAGATTACTTCTTTTGGCTATTGGTTATACTTAGCATTATTAACTTCATAGTGTTTCTATTGGTTTCAAGATTGTATGTCTACAAGAAGGTTATTCATTGA